One Brassica oleracea var. oleracea cultivar TO1000 chromosome C7, BOL, whole genome shotgun sequence genomic window carries:
- the LOC106305236 gene encoding uncharacterized protein LOC106305236 produces MGGNGRKKFSLFSFFKSRRSSHRVEADAWDDGVYTRKAWASDEDKRYWVAEPGIDRKASAFIAKFHASRVSESECQTLPPCQSHHN; encoded by the coding sequence ATGGGAGGCAACGGCAGAAAGAAGTTCTCGCTCTTTAGCTTCTTTAAATCACGAAGGTCTTCTCACAGAGTTGAAGCAGACGCATGGGACGACGGCGTATACACAAGAAAGGCATGGGCCAGCGACGAGGACAAGCGTTATTGGGTGGCTGAGCCAGGTATTGACCGTAAAGCCTCTGCCTTCATCGCCAAGTTCCATGCCTCTCGTGTCTCTGAGTCTGAGTGCCAAACTCTCCCTCCTTGCCAGTCTCATCATAACTAG
- the LOC106304956 gene encoding uncharacterized protein LOC106304956 — translation MVAPRSAPGVVSLSLVALRSASGVVSSSMAVPSLISSVVSDSLSVKECGRDVEGTSLSLAMPSSTEPCCDEVGFSSLDGEFSCEQLSLMVRKMELADGRKSWSEIAESVIFAEVGTLTGSEAEDRVSASLIEEGTEFLFDEHGTDLVAEPGVGGSRPSLKTPPVVLSSSSLVKKTMLETIREHEQMQLANSFLARESSSETTSSSDGSSYSSSHSEESADGADVANESDNVVGDDG, via the coding sequence ATGGTTGCTCCGAGGTCGGCTCCTGGTGTTGTGAGCTTGTCGTTGGTGGCTCTGCGGTCGGCTTCCGGTGTTGTGAGCTCGTCGATGGCAGTGCCGAGCTTGATTTCGTCTGTTGTATCAGATTCTTTGTCAGTGAAAGAATGTGGTCGAGATGTGGAGGGTACGAGCTTGTCGCTTGCTATGCCGAGCTCCACGGAGCCGTGTTGTGATGAAGTGGGGTTCAGTTCGTTGGATGGGGAGTTTTCTTGTGAGCAGCTGTCTTTGATGGTTCGTAAGATGGAGCTTGCTGATGGTCGCAAGTCGTGGTCGGAGATTGCTGAATCTGTTATTTTTGCTGAGGTAGGTACTCTTACGGGAAGCGAAGCAGAAGATAGGGTAAGTGCGAGTTTGATCGAGGAAGGGACCGAGTTTCTTTTTGATGAGCACGGGACGGATTTGGTGGCGGAGCCTGGTGTTGGAGGGTCGAGACCATCTTTGAAAACGCCTCCTGTTGTCTTGAGTTCGTCATCTTTGGTGAAGAAGACTATGTTGGAAACTATCCGGGAACATGAGCAGATGCAGTTGGCAAACTCCTTTCTAGCGAGAGAGTCGTCGTCGGAAACTACAAGTTCCTCTGACGGTAGTTCGTACTCGAGTTCTCATAGTGAGGAATCTGCGGATGGTGCTGATGTTGCTAATGAATCTGATAACGTTGTTGGAGATGATGGATGA
- the LOC106303207 gene encoding uncharacterized protein LOC106303207, with the protein MSVPFRSSWNPYNGRHLVGVPLAPGDSECVEYFKETKARDWTVGRRSEVWRRIPFIDSACWRKMDLSEIPSLVDCFAGGSDDAPVVESGQCTAGVEPSAPARSIVVGLTSTTVPVPSVGVSGKEVVAAGGEKVVKKKTIIVFPYCKLSLFNMS; encoded by the exons ATGAGTGTCCCTTTTAGGAGTAGTTGGAATCCTTACAATG GTCGTCATTTAGTTGGTGTTCCTCTTGCTCCTGGGGATAGTGAGTGCGTGGAATACTTCAAGGAGACGAAGGCTCGGGATTGGACTGTGGGGAGGCGGTCGGAGGTTTGGCGGCGCATCCCGTTTATTGACTCAG CTTGTTGGAGAAAGATGGATTTGAGCGAGATTCCGAGTTTGGTTGACTGTTTTGCTGGGGGTAGTGACGATGCCCCTGTTGTGGAGTCTGGTCAGTGTACCGCCGGTGTGGAGCCTTCGGCACCTGCTCGTAGTATTGTTGTGGGTCTTACTAGTACGACAGTTCCTGTCCCGTCCGTTGGTGTTTCTGGAAAGGAAGTTGTTGCTGCGGGAGGCGAGAAGGTTGTGAAGAAAAAAACAATTATAGTTTTCCCATATTGTAAACTGTCTTTATTTAATATGAGTTAG
- the LOC106305309 gene encoding agamous-like MADS-box protein AGL80, with product MILVYVDICMCGCVYKEHYPTLKFIRNKHKKRVMTRNRVKMAYIENETSRKATFRKRKGGIMKKALELSTLCDVPIAVIVQSEYNSVPEVFPPSRQAMGNVVARWDSLPLVDKTKKMMNQEQFIQQRITKATESCKKVAKENKELAMKEVMYDCLRGDTAPCDLGEGELRDLGGVIDQYIKGLNRRIQVLMRDHASSSTSVVPDADVATSVAMPTAEMGSSSNVKDFDLNQTQSE from the coding sequence ATGATATTGGTATATGTAGATATATGTATGTGTGGGTGTGTATATAAAGAGCACTACCCCACTTTGAAATTTATAAGAAACAAACACAAAAAAAGAGTCATGACAAGAAACAGGGTGAAGATGGCTTACATAGAGAATGAGACTTCAAGGAAGGCAACATTCAGGAAAAGAAAAGGAGGTATCATGAAGAAAGCCTTGGAGTTGTCAACTCTCTGTGACGTCCCAATAGCCGTAATCGTCCAGAGCGAGTACAACTCGGTCCCTGAGGTGTTCCCTCCATCGAGACAAGCTATGGGAAACGTGGTGGCCAGATGGGATTCGTTGCCGCTCGTTGACAAGACCAAGAAGATGATGAACCAAGAGCAGTTTATCCAACAGAGGATCACCAAAGCAACTGAGAGTTGCAAGAAGGTCGCGAAGGAGAACAAAGAGTTGGCGATGAAGGAGGTCATGTATGATTGTCTCCGTGGCGACACTGCGCCATGTGATCTTGGTGAGGGTGAACTTCGTGATTTGGGTGGTGTTATTGACCAGTATATCAAAGGTCTTAATCGTAGGATCCAGGTTCTTATGAGGGACCATGCATCGTCCTCCACCTCTGTTGTTCCTGATGCTGATGTTGCAACATCTGTTGCCATGCCTACAGCTGAGATGGGTTCTTCCTCAAACGTCAAGGACTTTGATCTGAATCAGACACAGAGTGAGTGA
- the LOC106303208 gene encoding uncharacterized protein At1g43920, Chloroplastic-like — MRQDYSYSQSSSSSESLDITSLLEAECQIYGDEADSSYCNSLPVQYPRQPEADDGIPTTCYCGAQPVLGCSYTSKNLYRRYFTCDNADDGDCHVWKWWEVAVMEEMMEFQRQLRDLKVQGYESEQKVLHLEKTVHELSKNKSEVKLTVCLLVLIGLVLLIVRGIIGKVSKESGGPQDFL; from the exons ATGAGACAAGATTACAGCTACAGTCAGTCCTCTTCATCATCAGAGTCTCTAGACATAACCTCCCTTCTTGAAGCCGAATGTCAGATTTACGGGGATGAAGCTGACAGTAGCTACTGCAATTCATTGCCGGTTCAGTACCCACGTCAACCAGAGGCTGATGATGGAATCCCCACGACATGTTACTGTGGAGCTCAGCCTGTTCTCGGATGCTCTTACACTTCTAAAAATCTATACAGAAGGTACTTTACGTGCGACAATGCTGATGATGGAGACTGCCACGTTTGGAAATGGTGGGAAGTGGCAGTAATGGAGGAGATGATGGAGTTTCAGAGACAACTTAGGGATCTTAAGGTCCAAGGTTATGAGAGTGAGCAGAAGGTCCTTCACCTTGAGAAGACGGTACATGAGCTTTCCAAGAACAAATCAGAAGTTAAGCTAACGGTCTGTCTGTTAGTTTTAATAGGTTTGGTGTTATTGATTGTGCGAG GAATCATTGGAAAGGTTTCAAAGGAGAGTGGCGGTCCTCAAGATTTTCTGTAA
- the LOC106303773 gene encoding anaphase-promoting complex subunit 11 (The sequence of the model RefSeq protein was modified relative to this genomic sequence to represent the inferred CDS: added 20 bases not found in genome assembly): protein MKVKILQWHAVASWTWDAQDETCGICRMPFDGCCPDCKLPGDDCPLIWGACNHSFHLHCILKWVNSQTSQAHCPMCRREWQFKE from the exons GTGGCATGCGGTTGCATCATGGACATGGGATGCTCAAGATGAGACATGTGGGATATGTCGTATGCCATTTGACGGTTGTTGTCCTGACTGCAAACTCCCTGGAGATGATTGCCCTCTAA TTTGGGGAGCTTGCAACCATTCGTTTCATCTCCATTGTATATTGAAATGGGTTAATTCACAGACGAGTCAAGCTCATTGCCCTATGTGCCGTAGAGAATGGCAATTTAAAGAGTAA
- the LOC106305071 gene encoding MADS-box transcription factor PHERES 2: MVRSRVKLSLIPDKTSRRTTFKKRKGGIMKKLNELVTLCGVEACAVVYNGPNDANPEAWPSREGAEEVISKFMGFPKVEREKKMYDQDRYTGERIMKEQATLERVKDENRELELKEIMFDLLKGKRMMEHHSSDARVVNELCEFIDYNVSELTKRIHLLQANGGPVSFPPLDVGAAVGDVNPIADADVSPVTMPYGFNFDNIQNMNMNQPAPAYLNGHIQNMNMNQQAPAYLNDHIPYQNMNQQALFHNQVPTNFSGHVPYQNMMNYQEPIQNQVPDNVYDQNQNGFNGLNQGMGLDMNHNLSESFNQYTNLHDQPYLNQLMAQTQQMSYAEELASLAAMDNNNYQLPSTSYMPSMDLSALNTNNNPWPTRFGLE, translated from the coding sequence ATGGTGAGGTCCAGGGTGAAGTTATCACTCATACCTGACAAAACATCAAGGAGAACAACGTTCAAGAAGAGGAAGGGAGGGATTATGAAGAAACTCAACGAGCTTGTGACTCTCTGCGGCGTCGAAGCATGTGCGGTCGTCTACAACGGTCCAAACGATGCGAACCCGGAGGCTTGGCCGTCAAGGGAAGGTGCTGAAGAGGTGATTTCCAAGTTTATGGGGTTCCCGAAGGTGGAACGGGAGAAAAAGATGTACGACCAAGACAGGTATACGGGGGAGAGGATCATGAAAGAACAAGCGACGCTCGAGAGGGTGAAAGACGAGAACCGAGAGCTCGAACTTAAAGAGATTATGTTCGATCTTCTCAAAGGGAAGAGGATGATGGAGCATCATTCTAGTGATGCACGTGTTGTTAATGAATTGTGTGAATTCATTGACTATAATGTCAGTGAGCTAACTAAGAGGATCCATTTGCTTCAGGCCAACGGCGGGCCAGTTTCGTTTCCTCCCCTTGATGTCGGTGCTGCTGTTGGGGATGTGAACCCTATTGCTGATGCAGATGTTTCTCCCGTAACGATGCCTTACGGATTTAATTTTGATAATATTCAAAACATGAATATGAATCAACCAGCTCCTGCGTATCTTAATGGTCATATTCAAAACATGAATATGAATCAACAAGCTCCTGCTTATCTTAATGATCATATTCCATATCAGAATATGAATCAGCAAGCGTTGTTTCACAACCAGGTTCCAACTAACTTTTCTGGTCATGTTCCATATCAGAATATGATGAATTATCAAGAGCCAATTCAAAACCAAGTGCCTGATAATGTTTATGATCAGAATCAAAATGGATTCAATGGTTTGAACCAGGGTATGGGTTTGGATATGAATCATAATCTGAGTGAGAGTTTCAATCAGTATACAAATCTACATGATCAACCGTACCTGAACCAATTGATGGCACAAACTCAGCAGATGAGTTATGCTGAAGAGCTTGCAAGCCTTGCTGCCATGGACAACAACAACTATCAACTACCAAGCACCAGTTACATGCCGTCCATGGATCTTTCTGCTCTTAACACCAACAACAACCCTTGGCCTACTAGGTTTGGTTTGGAGTGA